Proteins from a single region of Ananas comosus cultivar F153 linkage group 3, ASM154086v1, whole genome shotgun sequence:
- the LOC109707240 gene encoding uncharacterized protein LOC109707240 isoform X3 has product MVMPSELKHGNFFRFSTPGLLFIFTLLVKSFASLSDKYLGLVLDENYGGKESIYFEELSCKTFLGNSLSCEDLNGIGSFNTTCRLSSSLYLDNDLCIYGNGNVEISSRVKIMCLVKGCSITVNVSGNIKIGAHAEIIAGSVSFDATDVLLDHHSTINTTSLGGLPPSQTSGTPIGHDGAGGGHGGRGASCVKSNKTNWGGDVYAWSTLSHPWSYGSKGGNSSLENQYGGDGGGRVMLKVDKSLLIDGSILAEGGVGGLNGGGGSGGSIIIHAFKLTGNGTISAAGGNGWGGGGGGRISVDCYSIQQDVTITVHGGESFGCPDNGGAAGTVYDRSLQTLKVSNNNFTTRTDTPLLDFPVTILWSNVYVESNARALVPLLWSRVQVKGQIKLLDGGSICFGLSEYPVSEFELVAEELLMSDSVIKVYGAFRMYVKMLLMWDSTIQIDGGGNSDVSTSMLEARNLVVLRHNSVISSNADLGVYGQGLLNLSGPGDGIRAQRLFLSLFYNIEVGPGSLLQAPIHDEVESNLVDQSRCKSQTCPNELIMPPDDCHVNSSLSFTLQICRVEDITVSGVVKGSIIHIHRARTVNIKKYGTISASELGCKEGIGEGKFLIHGAGGGAGHGGKGGSGFYNGMLIDGGPEYGDADLPCELGSGSVGPSDSAENVVGGGMIVMGSMKWPLSRLEIYGSLMADGQSHGKTDIKSNGTQNGGLGGGSGGTILLFLQSLILEENSSLSVAGGTGGPTGGGGGGGGRIHFDWSNIAVGDEYVQIASVNGTIISSGGAGNGGGYYGGEGSITGKTCPKGLYGTFCNECPIGTYKDTVGSNSSLCIPCSLDILPNRADFIYVRGGVTQPSCPYRCLSEKYRMPKCYTPLEELVYAFGGPWPFAILLSFILILLALILSALRIKIGKNDYSYQSTNSIQHDGSDSFPYLLSLAEVPGTSRAEETQSHAHRMYFMGPNTFREPWHLPYSPPDAIIGIVYEDAFNRFIDEINLIAAYEWWEGSVHSILSVLAYPCAWSWKQWRRRKKIHRLQEYVKSKYDHSCLRSCRSRALYKGMKVGSTPDLMVAYIDFFLGGDEKRLDVASTIQKRFPMCIIFGGDGSYMAPYYLHSDTLLTNLLGQYVSTAIWKRLVAGLNGQLRTVTQRSIQSGLVPVISWINSHGNPQLEYHGVRVELGWFQATASGYYQLGIVVSVNEYLFNNANQSENPSSSDRSRCLFEKFSRRNVAVRHGCPKQLQHIQASISYATSRKRLTGGVNGGIINEGTLKSLDYKRDYLFPFSLLLQNTRPIGFEIMAIVCGLIYCGLPSSEMTSNLIREDNEWWILPIVLLLVKSLQAGLVNWHVANIEIQDLSLFSPNPDKFWAM; this is encoded by the exons ATGGTCATGCCTTCAGAGCTGAAACATGGGAACTTTTTCCGGTTCTCTACTCCAGGACTTCTTTTCATTTTCACCCTTTTGGTCAAGAGCTTTGCGTCCTTGTCTGATAAATATTTAGGTCTGGTTCTGGATGAAAATTACGGTGGAAAAGAAAGTATCTACTTTGAAGAGCTATCATGTAAAACCTTTTTGGGGAATTCCTTGTCTTGTGAGGACTTGAATGGTATTGGATCATTTAACACGACATGCCGGTTGAGTTCAAGCTTGTATCTAGACAATGATCTATGTATATATGGAAACGGAAATGTGGAGATATCTTCACGTGTTAAGATCATGTGCCTGGTCAAAGGTTGCTCCATCACTGTTAATGTTTCAGGAAATATTAAAATTGGTGCACATGCAGAAATTATTGCAGGATCTGTTAGTTTTGACGCCACAGATGTTCTGCTGGATCACCATTCGACAATAAACACAACATCTTTAGGGGGGCTGCCACCATCACAGACTAGTGGGACGCCCATTGGCCATGACGGAGCTGGTGGAGGGCATGGCGGGCGTGGTGCTTCCTGTGTGAAGTCGAACAAGACAAATTGGGGTGGGGATGTGTATGCCTGGTCAACTTTGTCCCACCCATGGAGTTATGGGAGCAAAGGAGGCAATTCATCTTTGGAAAACCAATATGGAGGTGATGGTGGGGGTCGTGTCATGCTCAAAGTCGATAAATCCTTGCTTATTGATGGATCTATACTGGCAGAAGGAGGCGTAGGAGGTCTTAATGGAGGAGGTGGATCTGGTGGAAGCATTATTATCCATGCTTTTAAGCT GACTGGAAATGGTACTATTAGTGCTGCTGGTGGAAATGGATGGGGTGGAGGAGGTGGCGGTAGGATATCTGTGGATTGTTATAGCATACAGCAAGATGTAACAATTACTGTTCATG GTGGGGAGAGTTTTGGCTGTCCTGATAATGGTGGTGCTGCTGGGACTGTATATGATAGATCATTGCAGACTCTTAAGGTCAGCAATAACAATTTCACAACAAGGACTGACACTCCGCTGCTGGATTTTCCTGTGACTATACTGTGGTCAAATGTATATGTGGAATCTAATGCGAGAGCTTTAGTTCCTTTGCTGTGGTCCAGAGTGCAG GTAAAAGGCCAAATCAAACTCCTTGATGGGGGGAGCATATGCTTTGGGCTGTCTGAGTATCCAGTTTCTGAGTTTGAGCTGGTTGCTGAAGAGCTTCTTATGAGTGATTCTGTCATTAAG GTTTATGGCGCATTTAGGATGTATGTTAAAATGCTGCTGATGTGGGACTCCACAATTCAGATAGATGGTGGTGGTAATAGTGATGTCAGTACATCTATGCTTGAAGCAAGAAATTTAGTTGTTCTTAGG CATAATTCCGTCATTTCTTCAAATGCTGACTTGGGTGTCTATGGTCAAGGGCTTCTCAACCTGTCAGGTCCTGGTGATGGAATCAGAGCTCAGCGCCTTTTCCTGTCACTATTTTATAACATTGAA GTTGGACCTGGTTCCTTGCTTCAGGCTCCAATACATGATGAAGTTGAGAGCAACTT GGTTGATCAGTCACGTTGTAAGAGTCAGACATGCCCAAACGAGCTAATCATGCCTCCTGATGATTGTCATGTGAATAGTTCCTTGTCTTTCACACTTCAA ATATGTCGTGTTGAGGATATCACAGTTAGTGGTGTGGTTAAAGGAAGTATCATTCACATTCATCGAGCAAGGACTGTCAACATTAAAAAATACGGCACTATAAGTGCCTCAGAGTTAG gttGCAAAGAGGGCATCGGTGAAGGGAAATTTCTAATACATGGAGCTGGAGGGGGTGCTGGGCATGGAGGGAAGGGTGGGTCAGGGTTTTATAATGGAATGCTTATTGACGGTGGCCCAGAGTACGGTGATGCCGATCTCCCTTGTGAGCTGGGAAGTGGGAGTGTTGGGCCTAGCGACTCAGCTGAAAATGTTGTTGGCGGGGGAATGATTG TAATGGGATCCATGAAGTGGCCTCTTTCGAGACTGGAAATTTATGGTTCATTAATGGCTGATGGTCAAAGTCATGGAAAGACAGATATAAAATCAAATGGCACACAAAATGGTGGGTTGGGGGGCGGCTCTGGTGGTACGATTCTTTTGTTTCTACAATCCCTTATATTAGAGGAAAACTCATCTTTATCGGTTGCCGGTGGTACTGGTGGACCgactggtggaggaggaggtggcggtggGAGAATTCATTTTGATTGGTCAAATATTGCTGTGGGAGATGAATATGTGCAGATTGCTTCTGTAAATGGGACAATAATTTCAAG TGGAGGAGCTGGTAATGGTGGTGGTTATTATGGGGGTGAAGGTAGTATCACTGGGAAGACATGCCCCAAGGGGCTTTATGGAACATTTTGCAAT GAATGCCCAATCGGCACATATAAAGATACTGTCGGATCCAACTCATCCCTCTGCATTCCTTGCTCACTTGATATTCTTCCTAACCGTGCAGATTTCATTTATGTAAGAG GTGGTGTTACTCAGCCATCTTGTCCATACAGATGTCTTTCTGAGAAGTACAGGATGCCTAAATGCTATACACCCCTTGAAGAACTGGTATATGCTTTTGGAGGTCCATGGCCCTTTGCTATTCTCCTATCATTCATCTTGATTCTATTAGCTCTTATTCTAAGTGCTTTGAGAATCAAAATTGGTAAGAATGATTATTCTTATCAGTCTACGAATTCCATCCAACATGACGGTTCTGATTCTTTCCCATATCTGCTCTCCCTGGCAGAG GTGCCTGGGACAAGCAGGGCTGAAGAAACCCAGAGTCATGCCCACAGAATGTATTTCATGGGTCCCAATACTTTCAGAGAACCGTGGCATCTTCCTTACTCGCCACCTGATGCTATAATTGGAATTGT GTATGAAGATGCTTTCAACCGATTCATTGATGAGATTAACTTAATAGCTGCATACGAGTGGTGGGAAGGTTCTGTGCATAGTATACTTTCAGTACTTGCGTATCCTTGTGCATGGTCTTGGAAACAATGGCGACGAAGAAAGAAGATCCATCGTCTTCAAGAGTACGTCAAATCTAAGTATGATCACTCATGCCTTCGATCTTGCAGATCACGAGCTCTTTACAAAGGAATGAAG GTTGGTTCAACACCTGATTTGATGGTTGCATACATTGATTTCTTTCTTGGTGGTGATGAGAAACGGCTCGATGTAGCATCCACCATCCAGAAGAGGTTTCCTATGTGCATTATTTTTGGTGGGGATGGAAGTTATATGGCACCATACTATCTTCACAGCGATACTTTGTTAACAAACCTTCTCGGCCAG TATGTTTCCACAGCAATCTGGAAGAGATTGGTTGCTGGGTTGAATGGTCAGTTAAGAACAGTAACGCAAAGAAGCATCCAGTCGGGGCTAGTCCCTGTTATTTCTTGGATCAACAGTCATGGGAATCCCCAGCTCGAGTACCATGGTGTCAGAGTCGAACTGGGTTGGTTCCAGGCTACAGCTTCTGGTTATTACCAGCTTGGGATAGTGGTATCAGTGAATGAATACTTATTCAACAATGCCAACCAGTCGGAAAATCCAAGTTCAAGTGACCGTTCAAG ATGTCTCTTCGAAAAATTCTCCAGGAGAAATGTTGCAGTTCGACATGGATGCCCTAAACAGCTGCAGCATATTCAGGCTAGCATCAGCTATGCAACTTCAAGGAAGCGATTGACTGGAGGAGTAAATGGTGGAATCATTAATGAAGGAACATTGAAGTCGTTGGATTATAAGAGGGACtatctctttcctttctctcttttattgcAAAATACTAGGCCTATTGGATTCGag ATCATGGCAATTGTTTGTGGACTTATTTACTGTGGACTTCCTTCCTCGGAGATGACCTCAAACTTGATAAG GGAAGACAATGAGTGGTGGATTTTACCAATCGTCCTTCTTCTAGTTAAGTCACTGCAAGCTGGCCTAGTCAACTGGCACGTAGCAAATATCGAGATTCAAGATCTATCTTTGTTTAGCCCTAATCCGGACAAATTCTGGGCCATGTGA